TATTGTTACATGTACATAATAGAAAATTAGTACATGCTAATAAGCAAATGTTTATAACACAACATAATAGCATAAATATATTCCTATTATATAGAGAGCAACACTAAATGATTTAGTTGTATatcttttctcaatttttatataTGCCACAAGTTTTGGCACTGTATCTTTgacttgatatttctttagtcaaaatattttctatttttattctttttgcacCATGAATTATTTAGATGAGACTTTCATGCTATCATACATTAgatgttttagtttttcttcattacaatttttttttaacctaatctGCCACAAGCTCCTGATATCATGGCAACCTTGAACCAAGTAGCCAATGAACTGGTTAGGTTGAGTCACACTTGCTTTTCAACTAGAAGATGTGGTTTGAAATGGCTTATATTTACAAATTCCCAGAGGAGATTAAAACAACTTCATCCTCTCTTTCAATGCCAATATTTCAGTCAGAGATCTTTCCTTGcagttctttgagaagatgattatttttccaatttcatttatatcaatGGTGTAGTATATTGAGAACTTAGATTTTTATGTAAGCCTCCTGTTACTCTTTACACGTGCTTATTCAAGACCCTAGGAATGCTATGAAGCTAAAAATTGTATATTCCCAGGTCCACATagtttgaaaattgttttcaatGCTAAATCCAAGTTCACCATTCTGTTATCTTCCTGGGTTCCCGTGTTCATTGTGTTTGCTTTCTACCCTATTTACATTTTCACCAATTAATTGTTGCTTTTGAGAAGATTACTAATACATTTTATCTGCATTTTTAGTTGTTTGTTTGAGTAATTAGTCCTCCATTTATGACCACAACATAATAGTTagttcctctttttaatttttaaatttccaaataagcTTCACTTTATTCCCCATTCCAATGCATTCATCTTAATGATGAATTTCTTCCAGGATACATGCTTCAAAAAATCCAATGTAGGTGGAGATTTACACTTTTGTAGATAGACGTGCTTTTATGGATGTtggttatacttcaataaaaaaattcctaaaataaaataaataaaaatgatgtgGCAATTTCTTTGTCTTATTAATGTATTTACAGGGTGAAGGGCTGAAAAACAGAGCTGTtttgtacatttatattttaattaattaattaaaatttttgaagcaatcataaatttaattttaatatcgTTTTAGAAAACTGGAATAATAAgttacttttttccccttttttccaaaatgcctcAGAAGCACCATGGCAAtggctgaagaaagaaacagcacTACAGTTAAAAGATTCATCCTCTTGGGATTCTCTGAATTTCCAAAGCTCACAGTTGTCCTCTTTTCAATATTCCTAAGGATCTACCTCATGACAGGGTCCTGGAACCTGGGTCTCATCATCCTAATCAAGATAGATTCTCAcctgcacacacccatgtacttcttcctcaatAAACTTGCCTTCTTGGATATCTGCTATGTTTCCACCACAATTCCCAAAATGCTCTCAGACTTCTTTCAGGAACAAAAATCCATCTCCCTTTTGGGGTGTGCCATGCAGTACTTCTTCTTGGCAAGTGTGGCTCTGACTGAGTGTACTCTTCTGGCAGCCATGGCTTATGATAGATATGCTGCCATTTGCAATCCTCTGCTCTACACTGCCATCATGTTCCCCCAACTCTGTGTGAAAATGGTGGCAGGATCTTGTATAACTGGATTCTTTGGCTCATTAATACAAGTGTGTGGCTTACTTCAACTCCATTTCTGTGGGCCAGATGTCATCAACCACTTCTTCTGTGACCTGCCCCAACTGATGACCCTGTCCTGCTCTAACACCTTTTTTTTACAAGTCATCACCTCTCTGATCACAGTGATCTTTGGACTTGCATCTGCCCTGATCATCATGACATCTTATGGTTATATTGTCGCCACTATTCTGAAGATCACTTCAGCTGAAGGAAGGACAAAGGCCTTTAACACCTCTGCTGCTCATTTGACAGCAGTGACCCTCTACTTTGGCTCAGGCGCCTTTGTGTATTTGTGCCCTAGCTCTGATAATTCCCTTAACCAAAAAAAGCTGGCTTTTGTTGTATATAGTGTGCTGATACCGATGTTAAATCCATTGATCTACAGTCTGAGAAACAAGGAGATCAAGGATGCCCTACACAGATGGAAGAAGAGGATATTCTCCTAGTATTATTGATTATGGGGTATCTTTTAGGGAAAAGACACAAAATGTACAAAACAAcacatgaaaaatggaaataataatacatCATCTTTGTAGCAGATTGTGTAACTGTGGATCAATATCTACTTCTCCTGCACTTCTTTGGGAAGGATTACACTTCATCTCTTAGAAGTCAGTCTTGGCCACATGACCTGATCTGGTAAATGAAACATGTGGCATATATTCCTTCCAATCAGAGGCTTTATATTTTCTGCCTTGGCACTAGCTCTTTTCCCTATACACCCATTAATGGTTGACCCCgagggatgatgatgatgatgatgatgattttgattattgtaaTGATAGAGATGACACAAGAAAAAGCCCCCAAGCTTACACAAGTGGAGCATGCAATGTTACCAAGAAATAAACTCTTGTTTTAAATTGTTTGCTATTGTTGCATAACTCAAGTGTATGAAAATTGTTATTGAAATTTGTACAGGTGGTGATGTGCTATTGTAAAAGAACATAAATCCTTAACATTTGATGGTGACTTTAAAGCCAAGTGCTATGTGTCAAAGAATCTATTACCACAAGCCAGAAGGATAGCAATTCATGTTTGACACAGTAAAATATTTGGTATAACTATCTTCTATGATAACTTAGAAAGGATATTATGTAAGCAATGGACATATAGCTTTAGGTGAAAAGTGAGAAAACAATGCCATAGCACATGTTCTTTGTGGTTGAGTGCATTTAACAAAGttctagaagagaaaaatagGCTTAAAAATTAGTCAGGTTTCAagcaaaaatgaagtaaaatggaAAGAGTGAATTAACTTAGAGACTTGTGCAATTAGAAGATGAAACTGAGTCTCTTGACTAACTATGAAATGTAAAAATTAGAAGGACTCTGATAAACAAAAGACCAATTAAACCCAGTTTTCTAATAAGGACCAAATCAAGAATGTGGTCATCGCATGCTTTGTTTAAACTTCTAAAAGGCCATAGGTCCTACTcagtaaatctttttaaattggaCAAAACAgcttaaggaaaagaaatttagatAGTTATGATGTGATTCTTCCATAGAAATTTGATAAGCACAAGGTATTTAAAATAAGAGAGATAAAGGGGAAAataggagaaaaggaagagaggaaacagGAGGGAAGAGATGTGGAAAAATTGTGGGTACAGCTACTGGTTATACAGCTGACTCGAATAAGTACATAAGAAATCAACTATTAATCCAGTCTAACAGACATTTGTGTACTTGAGATGGAGAAGAGTCATCGGATCACAAATATTCTATGGCAAAGAATTAGAGAAAGCTGCTTAGTCCCAAGGTGATAATATTCTTGAGTTTCCTTTCCTAATATGGTCAAGGAAGATAAAAGTAAAGGAAGGACATTCCAAAAGGTGAA
This region of Tamandua tetradactyla isolate mTamTet1 chromosome 9, mTamTet1.pri, whole genome shotgun sequence genomic DNA includes:
- the LOC143645920 gene encoding olfactory receptor 5AN6-like; translation: MAMAEERNSTTVKRFILLGFSEFPKLTVVLFSIFLRIYLMTGSWNLGLIILIKIDSHLHTPMYFFLNKLAFLDICYVSTTIPKMLSDFFQEQKSISLLGCAMQYFFLASVALTECTLLAAMAYDRYAAICNPLLYTAIMFPQLCVKMVAGSCITGFFGSLIQVCGLLQLHFCGPDVINHFFCDLPQLMTLSCSNTFFLQVITSLITVIFGLASALIIMTSYGYIVATILKITSAEGRTKAFNTSAAHLTAVTLYFGSGAFVYLCPSSDNSLNQKKLAFVVYSVLIPMLNPLIYSLRNKEIKDALHRWKKRIFS